A segment of the Neisseria chenwenguii genome:
CTATGAATCAGCGCAGGCGTTTGGGCCGTCTGAAATCATTTATAATGGCGGCTGTTTGGTTTGGCAGATGCGCAGATTCTGTCTGCATTTATATTTTCAGACGGCCTTTCTGCCGCAATGCAATTAAAGCCGTAAAACAACAAATTTGATACAAGGTTTAATGAATGAGCAATAGAGAAAATCAGTTTGTCCCGCCCGCTTTCGACAACCACAGCCCGCTGACCTGGTATCAGGCGGCGAAGCAGCAACCGGGTTTTATCAGCGATAAGGCGCAGGCGCAGGCGATTGAATATCTCGACCGTTTGTGGACGGAACTGATGATGTTCAAACGTAAGCGCAACCGCTTTTTGGGGCGCAGTCTGCGTTCGCCGCAAGTGCCCAAAGGTCTGTATTTTTACGGCGATGTCGGGCGCGGCAAAAGTTTTCTGATGGATGCGTTTTTCGGCTGCCTGCCTTACAAACGCAAACGCCGCGTGCATTTCCACGCGTTTATGGCGGAAATCCACAAGCGTTTGAAAGAACTGAAAAGCGAGGAGAATCCGCTGAAAGCTGTAGCTTCGGAAATCGCCAACGAAACGCGCGTTTTGTGTTTCGATGAATTTCACGTCAGCGATATTGCCGATGCGATGATTTTGGGCAGGCTGCTGGAAAATCTGCTGGCCGAGGGCGTGGTGTTGGTGGCGACTTCAAATTACGCACCGTCCGAACTTTACCCGCAGGGGCAGAACCGCAGCAGTTTCCTGCCGACGATTGCGCTGATCGAATCCAATCTGACGGTGTTGAATGTGGACGGCGGCGAAGATTACCGCCTGCGCACGCTGAAGCCCGCCGAGATTTTCTTCGTGCCCGCCAATGAGGAAAACGAGCAGAAGCTCGCGGCGCTGTTTCAGGAAATGTCCGGCCTGTCCGGCCCGGATCCGGGTGTCAGCATTATTCACGGCCGCGAAATCGCACACAAAGCCAAAACCGAACACGCCGTTTGGTTCGATTTCCGCGCCCTGTGTTTCGGCCCGCGCTCGCAGGCGGATTATCTTTATTTGGCCGAACACTACGAAATCATTTTCATATCGGGTTTGGAACGGCTGACCCCGCAGGAAAAAGCCGAAGCGCGCCGCCTGACCTGGCTGGTGGACGTTTTATACGATTTCCGCGTCAAACTCTGCGCCACCAGCGAAGTGCTTGTGGACGACATTTATGTCGAGGGCGACTTCGTCCAAGAGTTTACCCGCACCGCCAGCCGCATGACCGAAATGCAGTCGGAAGCCTATCTGGCGCTGCCGCATCTGACTTTGGGCACGAAAGCGTAACACGGTCTTTTTACCAAAAATAACGGAAGTTTGGTAAAATGCCAAGCTGAAAAAATTCTCAAAAAAGGATATTCAAATGGCGATTGAACGCACCATTTCCATTGTTAAACCCGACGCCGTCGGCAAAAATATTATCGGCAAAATTTACAGCCGTTTTGAAACCAACGGCTTGCGCATTGTCGCCGCCAAAATGAAACACTTGAGCGTGCGCGAAGCGCAAGATTTTTACGCCGTTCACAAAGAGCGCCCGTTTTTCGGCGAACTGGTTGAATTTATGACCAGCGGTCCGGTGATGATTCAAGTTTTGGAAGGCGAAAACGCCGTCGCCAAAAACCGCGAGCTGATGGGCGCAACCAACCCCGCCGAAGCTGCCGAGGGAACCATCCGCGCGGATTTCGCCGAGTCGCTGAGCGTTAACGCCGTACACGGTTCCGACAGCTTGGAAAACGCCGCCATCGAAATCGCCTACTTCTTCAGCCAAAGCGAAATCTGCTCACGCTGATCCGTCAGAGGCCGTCTGAAAGTTTTGAAGCCGTTGCAAACGGTTTTTCAGACGGCCTGAAGCAGCAAAGTCAAAAAGCATCGGCGCGGGCGGTAACGCTGTATCCGGTTGTTTGCCGTATTTGATTTGTAAGACATATTTTCAGACGGCCTATCCATTCAGGCCGTCTGAAAATCAATAAAGCAGGCCGCAATGCAAGCCTGCTGCACCGTAAGAACATGAAAACCAACCTACTGAATTACGACTTGAAAGGTCTGACCGAGCATTTCGCCGAAATGGGTGAAAAGCCTTTCCGCGCCAAGCAGGTGATGCGCTGGATGCATCAGGGCTGCGCGGCGGATTTCGATGAAATGACCGATTTGGCCAAATCGCTGCGCCAAAAGCTGAACGGGCAGGCGGTTGTCGGCGTTCCCTCGCTGATGACGTCGCAGGAGTCTTCAGACGGCACGCGCAAATGGCTCCTCGATGTGGGAACGGGCAACGGCGTGGAAACTGTGTTTATCCCCGAAACCGACCGCGGCACGCTCTGCATTTCTTCGCAGGTCGGCTGTGCACTCGAATGCACTTTTTGTTCCACCGGCCGGCAGGGGTTCAACCGCAACCTGACCACCGCCGAAATCATCGGCCAGCTTTGGTGGGCGAATAAAGCGATGGGCGTGACGCCGAAAAACGAGCGCGTGATTTCCAATGTCGTGATGATGGGGATGGGCGAGCCGATGGCGAATTTCGACAACGTCGTGACCGCGCTCAATATTATGCTCGACGACCACGGCTACGGCCTTTCCCGCCGCCGCGTAACCGTATCTACTTCGGGCATGGTGCCGCAGATGGACAGACTGCGCGATGCCGCGCCCGTGGCGCTGGCGGTGTCGCTGCATGCTTCAAACGACGCGGTGCGCGACGAAATCGTGCCGTTGAACAAAAAATATCCGCTCAAAGAATTGATGGCGGCGTGTCAGCGCTATCTGGTCAAAGCGCCGCGCGATTTTGTCACTTTCGAATATGTGATGCTCGACGGCATCAACGACAAAGCCGAACACGCGCGCGAGCTGATTGAATTGGTGAAGGACGTGCCGTGCAAATTCAATCTGATTCCGTTTAATCCGTTTCCGAATTCGGGCTACGAGCGCTCGGGCAACGAAAACATCCGCGTGTTCCGCGATATTCTCCAGCAGGCGGGTTTTGTCGTGACTGTGCGCAAAACTCGCGGCGACGATATTGATGCAGCCTGCGGCCAGCTTGCCGGCCAAGTGCAGGACAAAACGCGCCGCCGGCAGAAATGGCAGCAAATTGTGGTTGAAAAACAGGGGTAAAACATGAAACTGAATATCTGGCAGCCGCTGCTTCTGGCGGCATTTTTGAGTGCCTGCGCCAATTCGGGCGAGCCGAGCAAACGCGAGCGCGAAGAGCAGGTTTCCAATATCAAAACGCAGCTGGCGTTGGAATATATGCGCGGGCAAGATTACCGTCAGGCCACCGTCAGCATCGAAGAAGCCTTGAAAGCAAACAGCAAAAACGACATGGCTTGGCTGGTGCGCGCGCAGATTTACCAATATCTGAAAGTGCAGGACAAAGCGCGTGAGAGTTTCCAAAAAGCACTGGCTTTGAAACCCGACAGCGCGGAAATCAACAACAACTACGGCTGGTTTTTGTGCAGTAGCGGCAACAATCCCGCGCAATCCCTCGCTTATTTCGACAAAGCGCTGGCCGACCCGACTTATCCCAGCCCGCATATCGCCAACCTGAACAAAGGCATCTGCAGCGCCAAACTGGGGCAGTTTTCGCTGGCCGAATCTTATCTGGAACGCTCGCTTGCCGCCGCACCAGGTTTTCCGCCCGCGTTTAAGGAATTGGCGCGCACCAAAATGATGGCCGGCAATCTGAAAGATGCCGACTACTATTTCCGCCAGTACCAAAGCAAAGTCGATGTTTTGCAGGCCGACGATCTGCTTTTGGGCTGGAGGCTGGCCAAAGCGCAAGGCAATGCGCAGGCAGCTTACGAATACGAAGCCCAGCTCCGGGCGAATTTCCCTTATTCCGAACAATTAAAAGAAATCACAGGCCGTTAAGATATGGAAAACCAACAAAAAGCCGCATACAACCAACAAGCGGCAAAAGAGCTGGGACAGGAACTGAAAAAGCTGCGCACACAGCAAGGTATGGATACGGACGATGCCGCAGGCCGTCTGAAACTGAGTGCAGAGCAGGTAGAAGCCTTGGAACAGGGCAATTATGCCGACTTTTCGGGCTTGGTATTTGTGAGCGGTTTTCTGCGCGCATACGGGCGCCTGCTGAAAATGGACGAAAAAGACCTCGCAGGCCGTCTGAAAGCCGTCGTGCCGGCGGCGGCCGACCATGTTTACGCGGTCAACCGCCAACAGTCCGGAACCATACGCTACCAAAATATTGAGAAAGCGGGCTTCCCTAAATGGATTTTAGGCTTGGCTACCGGCCTGTTGGTCGGCAGCGGCATTTTGGCATGGCAGAACAAATCCAATCAGGAACACGCCCTGCAAACCAAGCAGGACAGCAGCGCAGTTCAAAACAGCCTGCAACCGCCGGCTTTGAAAGCCAGCAATATTTCCGTATCAAAAATGGCGGATGAAAACAAACAGGCTTCTGCCGCCGCAGCGTCTCAAGCCACGCCGGCTGCCGCCTCTGCTGCTGCGGCTTCCGCACCGGCCGTTACCGTTGCGCCAGACGAACTTTGGATTAAAGTCCATTTCCGCAGCAACCTGATTATTACCGACAAAGACGGCAAAATGGTGTTCAGCCGCATCGTTCCTGCCGGCGGCGAACAGCGCTTCAAAGGCGGTGCGCCGTACAACGTCTGGGTCGGCATTTCCTCCGGCGCGCAGGCCAATTTCGGCGGCAAAGCCATCAATCTTCAGGAACACCGCGCAGCGGGCGAACGCTCCGCTTCCTTTATCGCCGGGAAAAAATAATATGAACGGATACCAGCGCCGCCAAACCCACCAAGTGCAGATCAATCACGTTACCGTCGGTTCGGACGCGCCCGTGGTCGTGCAGTCGATGACCAATACCGACACCGCCGATGCCGAAGCCACCGCCTTGCAGGTGAAAGAACTCAGCGATGCCGGCTCCGAAATGGTGCGGATTACCGTCAACAGTCCTGAAGCCGCTTCAAAAGTAGCCGAAATCCGCAGCCGTTTGGACGACATGGGCTACACCACGCCGCTGATCGGCGATTTCCACTTCAACGGCGAACGCCTGCTGGCCGAGTTTCCCGAATGCGGCAAAGCCCTGTCGAAATACCGTATCAACCCAGGTAACGTCGGCAAAGGCGCGAAAGGCGATGAAAAGTTCGCCTTTATGATCCGCACCGCCGCCGAAAACGACAAAGCCGTGCGTATCGGCGTCAACTGGGGTTCGCTCGACCAAAGCCTCGCCAAACGCATGATGGATGCCAACCTCGCCTCCGCCACGCCCAAAGCGCCCGCAGAGGTGATGAAAGAAGCGCTGATCGTTTCCGCGCTCGAGTCCGCCGAAAAAGCCGTCACCCTCGGCCTGCCCGAAGACAAAATCATTTTGTCGTGCAAAGTCAGCGCCGTGCAAGACCTGATTCAGGTTTACCGCGAACTCGGCAGCCGCTGCCGCTATCCGCTGCACCTCGGCCTGACCGAAGCCGGCATGGGCAGTAAAGGCATCGTCGCCTCAACCGCCGCTTTATCCGTATTGCTGCAAGAAGGCATCGGCGACACCATCCGCATTTCCCTCACACCCGAACCAGGCAGCCCGCGTACGCAGGAAGTCATCGTCGGCCAGGAAATCCTGCAAACCATGGGCTTGCGCTCGTTTACCCCGATGGTCACAGCCTGCCCCGGCTGCGGCCGCACCACCAGCACCGTGTTTCAAGAGCTGGCGCAGGACGTGCAAAACTACCTGCGCCAGAAAATGACCGTATGGCGCAGCCTCTATCCCGGCGTCGAATCGCTCAACGTCGCCGTTATGGGCTGCGTCGTCAACGGTCCCGGCGAAAGCAAACTGGCCGACATCGGCATCAGCCTGCCCGGCACGGGCGAAACCCCCGTCGCCCCCGTTTATGTGGACGGCGAGCGCAAAGTAACCCTCAAAGGCGACAACATCGCCGCCGAGTTTTTACAGATTATCGAAGAATATGTAAAAACCAATTACGGCGAGGGCGGCGCCAAGCGCCGTTTGGCCAAGGTTATTCCGATTCAAACCGTCTGATTCGGCAACAATATGAAACAGGCCGTCTGAAAACTCCGATTGCAGAGTGATGCCGGAGTTTTCAGACGGCCTTAGTATTTTTCCTTTATAATGCCGACTCTTGTTTCCGCCTGTTTCCCGTATTTCCATGAGACCGATTCCGACCTACCGACGCTGGTGGCGCTATAAGGCGTTCCGCCAAGATGCCGCGCTGCCGGCGCATACGGTCGATTGTCCGGACTGCGGCAGCCGCATGGATATTCCGCGTTTGGTGCAGGGGCAGGAGGTGCATTGTCCGGTGTGCAACCACGAAATCGTCGAGGTGGAAAACAATCCCTACGTCGCGCCGCTGGCTTATGCAACGACGTCGCTGATTCTGATGGCTTTTGTGTACGGCATGATGCTGATGAAGGTCGAAATGTTCGGTATGACGTCGATTCTGTCGCTGCCGGGCATGATGCGCGGGCTGGTGCTGCTGGATTACGGTTTTCTCGCCGAGGTGATGTTTGCGCTGGTTTTCGGCACACCGCTGCTGTTTCTGCTGCTCTGTCTGTATGTTTACACGGCGCTGGCGCGGGAAAGGGTTTTTCCGGGGCTGCGCTGGGCGACGCGGGTATTGGTGCGGCTGCGGCATTGGATTATGGTGGATGTGTTTGTGGTGTCAGTGTTGGTGGCGCACATCAAACTGACCACGGTCGCGGCGGTGGAATACGGGCCGGCGGCTTATCTGATGCCGGCGCTGGCGGTGATGCTGATTCGGACTTCGGTGTCGATTCCGCAGCATTGGGTTTATTACAAAATCCACCGCATTTTGGGGTGCAATGCCGTTCAGACGGCCTCTGAAGACAGAATCTGTTGCGGCCGCTGTCTGTATTTCCGCGACCAAAACGAGGAAACCTGCGGCGTGTGCGGTGCGGATCTGTACCGCCGCCGCCCGAAAAGCCTGAGCATTTCGACGGCGTTTCTCATCGCGGCAGCAGTGCTGTATATCCCGGCCAATCTGCTGCCGATCATGATTTCTTCCAACCCGACCGCCTTGGAAATCAATACGATATTGAACGGCATCGTGTATATGTGGAACGATGGCGACAAGCTGATTGCGGTGATTATTTTCTGCGCCAGTGTGCTGATTCCGATTATGAAGATTGCAGCGATGTCGTGGCTGACTGTTTCGGCGCATTTCCGGCCGTTTGCGAGTGCGCACTTAATGACGACGGTTTACCGCGTTACCGAAGCCATCGGCCGCTGGTCGATGATCGATATTTTTGTGATTATTATCCTGATGAGCGCGTTTCATACCAATGTCGCGCGCGTCGTGCCCGGCGAAGCCGCCGTGTATTTCTGTTTGGTCGTTTTGCTGACCATGCTTTCTGCCTATTTTTTCGACCCGCGCCTGATTTGGGACAAACACAGCGTTTCAGACGGCCTCAAGAATGATGAACCAAGATAACTCTTCCGAAACCCGAAGCGTGCCCGCGCGCGTGAATAAAACCAATGTTTTCACTTCCGTCGTCTGGATTATCCCGCTGGTTGCGCTGGTGGCCGGCGGCTGGCTTTTGATGAAGCAGATCCGCGAAACCGGCCCGCGCATCACGCTGCTGATGGACAGCGCCGAGGGCATCGAAGTCAACAATACAGTGGTGAAAGTGTTGAACGTCGATGTCGGCCGCGTCATCCGCATCAAGCTGCGCGACGACCGCAAAGGCGTGGAAGTGACCGCGCAGCTCAACGCCGACGCCAAAGAACTGATGCGCAGCGATACCCAGTTTTGGGTGGTCAAGCCGCGCATCGACCAAAGCGGGGTAACGGGTTTGAATACGTTGCTTTCCGGCTCGTATATCGCGTTTACGCCCGGCAAAAGCAGCGAGGAAAAACATACGTTTGAAGTGCAGGACATTCCGCCGATTGCCGCCATCGGCCAAAGCGGCCTGCGTCTGAAGCTGACCGGCAAAAACGACAAAATCCTCAACGTCGGCAGCCCGGTTTTATATGAAAACTTCATGGTCGGCATGATTGAAAGCGCGCGCTTCGAGCCGGCCGACCAGACCGTTCACTACACCGTCTTCATCCAAAGCCCCAACGACAAACTCATCAATTCCAACAGCCGCTTCTGGCTGTCCAGCGGTTTCCATATCGAAACTTCAGCCAACGGCATCAAAGTCGATTCTGCCCCGCTGGGCGCGTTAATCTCCGGCGCGATCTCGTTTGACGCGCCGAAAACCGGCGACAGCCACGCGGTCAAAAACAACGACCAATTCACGCTTTACGACAGCCAAAGCGAAGTCGCCAACCTGCCCGACGGGCGCTCGATTTACTACACCGCGTTTTTCAAACAATCCGTGCGCGGCCTGACGGCGGGTTCGCCTGTGGAATACAAAGGCATCAACATCGGCGTCGTCACCGATGTGCCGTATTTCGACCGCAACGACAGCCTGCATCTGTTTGAAAACGGCTGGATTCCCGTGCGCCTGCGCCTCGAGCCCGCGCGCATGGAAATCAATGCCGACGCGCAAAGCAAAGACGTTTGGAAACAGCAGTTTCAGACGGCCTTAGACAAAGGGCTGACCGCTACGATTTCCAGCAACAACCTGATTACCGGCACAAAAATGGTCGAACTGACCGAACCGCGCGGCTCGTCGCCCAAGCTCAAACCGCACACCGTTTACGGCGGCGACACCGTGATTGCCACGCAAACCGGCGGTTTGGACGATTTGCAGGTGCAGGTCGCAAATCTGCTGGAAAAATTCAACAGCCTGCCGCTGGATAAAACCGTCAACAACCTCAACGGCTCGCTGGCCGAGCTGAAAACCACGCTCAAATCCGCCGATGCCGCGCTTAAATCCGTCAATTCGCTGGTCGGCAAACCGCAGACGCAAAACCTGCCCGCCGAGCTGAACGCCACGCTGCGCGAGTTGCGCGAAACCCTCAAAGGCGTATCGCCGCAATCGCCCGTGTACAGCGACGTTCAATCCACCCTGCAAAGCCTCGACAAAACGCTGAAAGACGCGCAGCCAGTCATCCAAACCCTGAAAGAAAAACCCAACGCGCTGATTTTCAACCAAAATGCCAAAGACCCGATCCCGAAAGGAAGCCGATAATGCGCCTGTTTCCCACCGCCGCCGCGCTGGCCTTAGCCGCCTGCTCAAGCGCGCCGGCCACGCAATATTTCATGCTGCCCGACAGCCAATACAGCCGCCCCGCCGCGCAGGGCGAGGAAGTGGCGGTGAAAGTATTCCTCGCCGCCCCGTTGGACAACGGCGGGCTGGTGTACCAAACTGATGCCTTAAGCATCAATTTCGCCAAAAACAACCTCTGGGCAAGCCCGCTCGATGCCGCGCTGGCCAACAGTTTCAGCAACAAACTCAACCGCCTGAACCCGCGTTATGTATATGCACCCGCCGGCCGCAGCCAAAGCGGCAAAACGCTGAAAATTTACGTCGAAGCCTTCAACGGCAGCTACCGCGGCCAAACCGTCGTCGTCGGCTACGCGCAATGGCCGAACGGCCAAACCCGCCCGTTTAAAGCCGAAACCGCACAGCAGGGCGACGGCTACGCCGCGATGGTGCAGTCGCTCGAGCAGGGTTTGCAGGCCGCGGCGGAACAGATTGCACGCTGAGGCCGTCTGAAATTTAACCGCCCTATCCTGCCGCTCCTTTTGCTTCGTTTGCGATCGCCCCGATAATGTTATGGATGTTTAGGGTTATCGGGCAGTTTCCCAATAAAAAAACAAGTCCGGCATCTCCATTTCTACCATTGTTCAGACGGCCTTTTTAATCTGTCTGGCACTCCCCTGCCCCTGCAGGTATAATCGCGCCCGTTTGCCAACAAAAGATAACGGAATTTAACCATGCAGCAGCTCAAATCCGCCATTGCCGGCGCACAGATTTTGTTTGTCGCGTTTGGCGCGATGGTACTCGTTCCCCTGCTTACCGGACTTAATCCCGCGCTGGCGCTTTTGGGCGCAGGCTGCGGCACTTTGCTGTTCCAACTGCTGACGCGGCGAAAAGTGCCGATTTTTTTGGGCTCGTCTTTCGCCTTTATCGCACCGATTATTTACGCGATTCAGGAATGGGGGCTGCCCTCGACCATGTTCGGCCTGTTTGCCGCGGGCTTTATGTATTTTGTATTTGCCGCGATAATTAAATGGCGCGGGCTGGAAGCGGTGCACAA
Coding sequences within it:
- the rlmN gene encoding 23S rRNA (adenine(2503)-C(2))-methyltransferase RlmN; amino-acid sequence: MKTNLLNYDLKGLTEHFAEMGEKPFRAKQVMRWMHQGCAADFDEMTDLAKSLRQKLNGQAVVGVPSLMTSQESSDGTRKWLLDVGTGNGVETVFIPETDRGTLCISSQVGCALECTFCSTGRQGFNRNLTTAEIIGQLWWANKAMGVTPKNERVISNVVMMGMGEPMANFDNVVTALNIMLDDHGYGLSRRRVTVSTSGMVPQMDRLRDAAPVALAVSLHASNDAVRDEIVPLNKKYPLKELMAACQRYLVKAPRDFVTFEYVMLDGINDKAEHARELIELVKDVPCKFNLIPFNPFPNSGYERSGNENIRVFRDILQQAGFVVTVRKTRGDDIDAACGQLAGQVQDKTRRRQKWQQIVVEKQG
- the ispG gene encoding flavodoxin-dependent (E)-4-hydroxy-3-methylbut-2-enyl-diphosphate synthase, with the protein product MNGYQRRQTHQVQINHVTVGSDAPVVVQSMTNTDTADAEATALQVKELSDAGSEMVRITVNSPEAASKVAEIRSRLDDMGYTTPLIGDFHFNGERLLAEFPECGKALSKYRINPGNVGKGAKGDEKFAFMIRTAAENDKAVRIGVNWGSLDQSLAKRMMDANLASATPKAPAEVMKEALIVSALESAEKAVTLGLPEDKIILSCKVSAVQDLIQVYRELGSRCRYPLHLGLTEAGMGSKGIVASTAALSVLLQEGIGDTIRISLTPEPGSPRTQEVIVGQEILQTMGLRSFTPMVTACPGCGRTTSTVFQELAQDVQNYLRQKMTVWRSLYPGVESLNVAVMGCVVNGPGESKLADIGISLPGTGETPVAPVYVDGERKVTLKGDNIAAEFLQIIEEYVKTNYGEGGAKRRLAKVIPIQTV
- a CDS encoding paraquat-inducible protein A — encoded protein: MRPIPTYRRWWRYKAFRQDAALPAHTVDCPDCGSRMDIPRLVQGQEVHCPVCNHEIVEVENNPYVAPLAYATTSLILMAFVYGMMLMKVEMFGMTSILSLPGMMRGLVLLDYGFLAEVMFALVFGTPLLFLLLCLYVYTALARERVFPGLRWATRVLVRLRHWIMVDVFVVSVLVAHIKLTTVAAVEYGPAAYLMPALAVMLIRTSVSIPQHWVYYKIHRILGCNAVQTASEDRICCGRCLYFRDQNEETCGVCGADLYRRRPKSLSISTAFLIAAAVLYIPANLLPIMISSNPTALEINTILNGIVYMWNDGDKLIAVIIFCASVLIPIMKIAAMSWLTVSAHFRPFASAHLMTTVYRVTEAIGRWSMIDIFVIIILMSAFHTNVARVVPGEAAVYFCLVVLLTMLSAYFFDPRLIWDKHSVSDGLKNDEPR
- the zapE gene encoding cell division protein ZapE, encoding MSNRENQFVPPAFDNHSPLTWYQAAKQQPGFISDKAQAQAIEYLDRLWTELMMFKRKRNRFLGRSLRSPQVPKGLYFYGDVGRGKSFLMDAFFGCLPYKRKRRVHFHAFMAEIHKRLKELKSEENPLKAVASEIANETRVLCFDEFHVSDIADAMILGRLLENLLAEGVVLVATSNYAPSELYPQGQNRSSFLPTIALIESNLTVLNVDGGEDYRLRTLKPAEIFFVPANEENEQKLAALFQEMSGLSGPDPGVSIIHGREIAHKAKTEHAVWFDFRALCFGPRSQADYLYLAEHYEIIFISGLERLTPQEKAEARRLTWLVDVLYDFRVKLCATSEVLVDDIYVEGDFVQEFTRTASRMTEMQSEAYLALPHLTLGTKA
- a CDS encoding helix-turn-helix domain-containing protein, translating into MENQQKAAYNQQAAKELGQELKKLRTQQGMDTDDAAGRLKLSAEQVEALEQGNYADFSGLVFVSGFLRAYGRLLKMDEKDLAGRLKAVVPAAADHVYAVNRQQSGTIRYQNIEKAGFPKWILGLATGLLVGSGILAWQNKSNQEHALQTKQDSSAVQNSLQPPALKASNISVSKMADENKQASAAAASQATPAAASAAAASAPAVTVAPDELWIKVHFRSNLIITDKDGKMVFSRIVPAGGEQRFKGGAPYNVWVGISSGAQANFGGKAINLQEHRAAGERSASFIAGKK
- a CDS encoding PqiC family protein → MRLFPTAAALALAACSSAPATQYFMLPDSQYSRPAAQGEEVAVKVFLAAPLDNGGLVYQTDALSINFAKNNLWASPLDAALANSFSNKLNRLNPRYVYAPAGRSQSGKTLKIYVEAFNGSYRGQTVVVGYAQWPNGQTRPFKAETAQQGDGYAAMVQSLEQGLQAAAEQIAR
- the pqiB gene encoding intermembrane transport protein PqiB, with amino-acid sequence MNQDNSSETRSVPARVNKTNVFTSVVWIIPLVALVAGGWLLMKQIRETGPRITLLMDSAEGIEVNNTVVKVLNVDVGRVIRIKLRDDRKGVEVTAQLNADAKELMRSDTQFWVVKPRIDQSGVTGLNTLLSGSYIAFTPGKSSEEKHTFEVQDIPPIAAIGQSGLRLKLTGKNDKILNVGSPVLYENFMVGMIESARFEPADQTVHYTVFIQSPNDKLINSNSRFWLSSGFHIETSANGIKVDSAPLGALISGAISFDAPKTGDSHAVKNNDQFTLYDSQSEVANLPDGRSIYYTAFFKQSVRGLTAGSPVEYKGINIGVVTDVPYFDRNDSLHLFENGWIPVRLRLEPARMEINADAQSKDVWKQQFQTALDKGLTATISSNNLITGTKMVELTEPRGSSPKLKPHTVYGGDTVIATQTGGLDDLQVQVANLLEKFNSLPLDKTVNNLNGSLAELKTTLKSADAALKSVNSLVGKPQTQNLPAELNATLRELRETLKGVSPQSPVYSDVQSTLQSLDKTLKDAQPVIQTLKEKPNALIFNQNAKDPIPKGSR
- the pilW gene encoding type IV pilus biogenesis/stability protein PilW, giving the protein MKLNIWQPLLLAAFLSACANSGEPSKREREEQVSNIKTQLALEYMRGQDYRQATVSIEEALKANSKNDMAWLVRAQIYQYLKVQDKARESFQKALALKPDSAEINNNYGWFLCSSGNNPAQSLAYFDKALADPTYPSPHIANLNKGICSAKLGQFSLAESYLERSLAAAPGFPPAFKELARTKMMAGNLKDADYYFRQYQSKVDVLQADDLLLGWRLAKAQGNAQAAYEYEAQLRANFPYSEQLKEITGR
- the ndk gene encoding nucleoside-diphosphate kinase, whose protein sequence is MAIERTISIVKPDAVGKNIIGKIYSRFETNGLRIVAAKMKHLSVREAQDFYAVHKERPFFGELVEFMTSGPVMIQVLEGENAVAKNRELMGATNPAEAAEGTIRADFAESLSVNAVHGSDSLENAAIEIAYFFSQSEICSR